A genome region from Vibrio tapetis subsp. tapetis includes the following:
- the ltrA gene encoding group II intron reverse transcriptase/maturase: protein MRVYYSLYGHLLHKERLYKGFKKVWKAKGAAGIDRQSLSDYAQNLSDNLDQLLLELKTKRYTPQPVRRVEIPKDDGGVRLLGIPTVRDRVVQQALNDLLTPIFEEQFHPSSFGYRPNRSCHDAINKATMFIRRYGMQHVVDMDLSKCFDKLDHELILKSIKKRVTDSSVLELIKQFLKSGVMVDGEWQHTEIGSPQGGVISPLIANIYLDAFDQEMRKRGHRIVRYADDILIFCRSRKGAENAQVQATKVLEKQLKLTVNETKSHIAHSGEGVKFLGIEIGSHYSRIQPKKMSTFKGKLKRVTRRNGGKPLLEVIKQLNPLLRGFSQYFRIANANREFKKLAAWLRRRLRSVQLRLWKKPTRLHRRLRQLGYEGSFRYICMDSWRNAASPLASYSMPNQWFNDLGLVNLEHVRTGYVFSHYAEWKCA, encoded by the coding sequence TTGAGAGTTTACTACAGTTTATATGGTCACTTGCTCCACAAAGAGCGACTCTATAAAGGATTTAAAAAAGTGTGGAAAGCGAAAGGCGCGGCCGGAATAGATAGGCAGAGCCTAAGCGACTACGCCCAAAATCTGAGTGATAACCTAGATCAACTTCTTCTGGAACTCAAAACCAAGCGATACACCCCTCAACCCGTCAGACGGGTAGAAATACCGAAAGATGATGGTGGGGTGCGATTACTTGGGATCCCAACAGTACGGGATAGAGTTGTCCAACAAGCTCTAAATGATCTATTAACCCCAATCTTCGAAGAGCAGTTTCACCCATCCAGCTTTGGGTATAGACCGAATCGAAGTTGTCACGATGCTATAAACAAAGCGACGATGTTCATCCGTCGATACGGAATGCAACACGTCGTAGATATGGACTTATCGAAGTGCTTCGATAAGCTCGACCACGAGCTTATTCTAAAAAGCATTAAGAAACGAGTCACAGACAGTAGCGTACTGGAGCTCATCAAACAGTTCCTGAAAAGTGGCGTAATGGTTGATGGAGAGTGGCAGCATACCGAGATAGGTAGTCCGCAAGGTGGAGTAATAAGCCCACTGATAGCGAACATCTATCTGGATGCGTTTGATCAAGAGATGCGAAAGCGAGGACATCGAATAGTCCGTTATGCCGACGACATACTGATCTTCTGTCGCAGCCGTAAAGGTGCAGAAAATGCGCAAGTACAGGCAACGAAGGTCCTGGAAAAACAGCTCAAGTTAACGGTGAACGAAACCAAATCACACATAGCGCACAGCGGCGAAGGTGTGAAATTCCTTGGAATAGAAATCGGTAGCCATTATAGCCGTATTCAGCCAAAGAAAATGTCGACGTTCAAAGGAAAGTTGAAGCGAGTGACAAGACGCAATGGCGGTAAGCCATTGTTAGAAGTCATTAAACAACTGAATCCACTTCTGAGAGGGTTCAGCCAGTACTTTCGAATAGCGAATGCCAACAGGGAGTTTAAGAAACTGGCCGCGTGGTTAAGGCGAAGACTTCGCAGCGTCCAATTACGATTATGGAAAAAACCGACCCGACTCCACCGCAGGCTAAGACAGCTAGGTTACGAAGGGTCATTCAGGTATATCTGTATGGATAGTTGGAGAAATGCTGCGAGTCCATTAGCCAGTTACTCGATGCCAAATCAATGGTTTAACGACCTTGGATTAGTGAATCTTGAACACGTTAGGACAGGATATGTGTTCAGCCATTATGCTGAATGGAAATGTGCATGA
- a CDS encoding cytochrome C heme lyase, producing MSKIFMENLSFGLLLALIAFVVTLILALIYARKDNDAIDYRIPVTIAGTVSLLSLLLWLPLRPTAPVEAEGVKKVLTLNEKIYEVQSTLRDDPNDGQAWFELGQGYMAQNEFDSASTCFGYAIRLFESPKPTMFSAKASALYYVNKQLIDQEVQQLLDKALKLNPMDETALTLIANDHYLSFRFQQAIDTWQKILDSHKESIDRVSIIRSINQAKQQIQ from the coding sequence ATGAGTAAAATCTTTATGGAAAACCTATCTTTTGGCCTGCTATTGGCATTGATTGCATTTGTCGTGACGCTTATTTTGGCCCTGATATACGCACGAAAAGACAACGACGCAATAGACTACCGAATACCTGTAACCATTGCTGGTACCGTAAGTTTGCTAAGCCTTTTACTGTGGTTACCTTTGCGTCCTACAGCGCCTGTTGAAGCTGAAGGTGTAAAGAAAGTGCTGACTCTAAATGAAAAAATTTATGAGGTGCAATCAACGCTTCGAGACGATCCTAATGACGGCCAAGCATGGTTTGAATTGGGTCAGGGGTATATGGCTCAGAATGAGTTCGATTCTGCCTCAACGTGTTTTGGGTATGCGATCAGGTTGTTTGAGTCGCCGAAACCGACGATGTTTTCAGCCAAAGCTTCGGCGCTTTATTACGTGAATAAGCAGTTAATCGATCAAGAAGTACAACAGCTACTAGACAAAGCGCTTAAGCTCAATCCTATGGATGAAACTGCATTGACTTTGATTGCTAACGATCATTACCTGAGTTTTCGCTTCCAGCAGGCGATTGACACATGGCAGAAAATCTTAGATTCGCATAAAGAGTCGATTGACCGAGTTAGTATTATTCGCTCGATTAATCAAGCCAAGCAACAAATTCAGTAA
- the cydC gene encoding heme ABC transporter ATP-binding protein/permease CydC, with protein MRDLLPYLKLYKKHWFGLSLGMVLAFATLFSSIGLLTLSGWFIAASSVAGLTIARETFNYMLPGAFVRGFAMARTAGRWGERVVSHNATFKLLTDLRIFFFEKLTPLIPGRIGNLRDADILNRLVADVDAMDHVYLRLISPVVISILGIASLTLFLCWFDMTLGLTLGAILLAIVLTWPILFYKLGKSNGAELTVNKSTLRVATLDWLQGHSELVLFGVEQNYRDQIVEQQDKLTKNQYSNAVIGGLANGLILLASGWSLVLMLWLAADGVGGNTPDPYIALIAFATMASFEMLMPIAGAFQYLGQTLTSARRLNDIVHAEPDVAFPEQSAKPISQYDVQFTNVDFHYPDSEVNVLKGIDIHVKQGKKLAILGQTGSGKSTLLQLLTRSWDPQQGQITLGNHPLPSLAESDLRQSISVISQRVDILNGSLRDNLLLAKPDASDDQLIDMLVQVGLSKLTEDIGLDTWLGDGGRQLSGGEKRRVGIARALLHDAPIVLMDEPTEGLDKQTEQKMMALFERYHVNKTVIYITHRLVGLEEMDDICLLEAGEIIEQGDHQTLLSHKGRYHQLFQTL; from the coding sequence ATGCGTGATTTACTGCCTTACCTAAAACTCTATAAAAAGCACTGGTTTGGGTTATCTCTCGGTATGGTGCTTGCCTTTGCGACTCTGTTTTCTTCAATAGGATTACTGACTCTATCGGGTTGGTTCATTGCTGCGTCTTCAGTTGCGGGATTAACCATCGCAAGGGAAACCTTCAACTACATGTTACCCGGAGCCTTTGTACGTGGCTTCGCGATGGCAAGAACGGCCGGGCGCTGGGGTGAGCGTGTGGTTAGCCATAACGCTACGTTTAAACTGCTCACCGATTTACGTATATTCTTTTTCGAGAAGCTGACGCCGCTTATTCCAGGTCGTATTGGCAACCTTAGAGACGCCGATATTCTTAATCGCTTGGTCGCCGATGTTGATGCAATGGACCACGTCTACCTTCGATTAATAAGCCCTGTTGTCATCAGCATTCTAGGCATTGCCAGCCTTACGCTTTTTTTATGCTGGTTTGACATGACGTTAGGCTTAACCCTTGGCGCAATATTGCTCGCTATCGTATTAACCTGGCCTATCTTATTTTATAAGTTGGGCAAATCTAACGGCGCTGAACTTACCGTTAATAAGTCTACTCTGCGCGTTGCGACGTTGGATTGGCTTCAGGGACATTCAGAGTTAGTTCTGTTTGGCGTTGAGCAAAACTATCGTGATCAAATAGTAGAACAGCAAGATAAACTCACCAAAAACCAATACAGTAATGCGGTTATCGGTGGTCTCGCCAATGGGCTTATCTTACTTGCGAGCGGCTGGTCGCTGGTATTAATGCTTTGGCTTGCCGCAGATGGTGTTGGTGGTAATACACCAGATCCATACATTGCGTTAATCGCCTTTGCCACAATGGCAAGTTTTGAAATGCTCATGCCCATTGCTGGCGCGTTCCAGTACTTAGGCCAAACGCTAACGTCGGCTCGCCGATTAAATGATATTGTCCACGCCGAGCCAGATGTCGCCTTCCCAGAACAAAGTGCTAAACCAATTAGCCAATACGATGTCCAGTTTACCAATGTTGATTTCCACTACCCAGACAGCGAAGTCAACGTGCTTAAAGGCATCGATATCCATGTAAAACAAGGCAAAAAATTAGCCATACTTGGCCAAACCGGTTCTGGTAAATCGACGCTATTGCAACTGTTAACAAGAAGCTGGGATCCACAGCAAGGTCAAATTACATTAGGTAATCACCCTCTTCCTTCATTGGCAGAGTCAGATCTTCGTCAATCAATCTCCGTGATCAGTCAACGTGTCGATATTTTAAACGGATCACTTCGTGATAATTTGCTACTAGCAAAACCTGATGCCTCTGACGATCAGCTCATCGACATGTTAGTTCAAGTCGGACTGAGTAAACTCACTGAAGACATTGGTTTAGATACTTGGTTAGGCGACGGTGGCCGCCAACTTTCTGGTGGCGAAAAACGACGTGTCGGTATTGCCAGAGCGTTACTCCATGATGCGCCTATCGTGCTCATGGATGAACCAACTGAAGGGTTAGACAAGCAAACAGAGCAAAAAATGATGGCTTTATTCGAACGTTATCACGTTAATAAGACTGTTATTTATATTACTCACCGCTTAGTTGGCCTTGAAGAAATGGATGATATTTGTCTATTAGAAGCTGGAGAGATCATTGAGCAAGGTGATCATCAAACGTTACTGAGCCATAAAGGCCGCTATCACCAACTGTTCCAAACGCTCTAA
- the cydD gene encoding heme ABC transporter permease/ATP-binding protein CydD produces MNKQQQRTLNKWLRQQSKLAKRWLMIAVGLGVLSSVFLLAQAALIASILHHLIIEHTDKHELIPHFSGLALAVIARAICTWGREIAGYRCGEQIRVYIRSLILDKLRELGPAYIKGKPAGAWATLLLEQVEDMQDFFARYLPQVSLSVMIPFVILAVVFPTNWAAGIIFLITAPLVPLFMALVGMKASDANRKNFKALQRLSGHFYDRLQSMTTIRLFDRANAERDVLRGTSEVFRTRTMEVLRVAFLSSAVLEFFTSLSIAMTAVYFGFSYIGELNFGYYGASITLFSGLFVLILAPEFYQPLRDLGTFYHAKAQAVGAAESIVEFLSTETSATKSGDQQLTDNENLTIEARDLEVYSTEGTMLIGPVNFTLSEKQRSAIVGPSGAGKTTLINALLGFLPYKGSLLVNGIELEQLDIKHWRTAISWVGQNPLLLHGTIKENVTLGKKDVSQQALVSALEKSFSQEFVSQHGLDYPISDRSGGLSVGQAQRLALARAMLQQGSLWILDEPTASLDARSEKLVMQGLEGETQNCSVLMITHQLEALKDIDQILVMANGQIVQSGDYQQLASQSGLFADLLSAKQQSDNNKGDIDA; encoded by the coding sequence ATGAACAAACAACAACAACGCACCTTGAATAAGTGGTTGCGACAGCAAAGTAAGTTAGCAAAACGCTGGCTTATGATTGCAGTTGGACTTGGCGTATTATCAAGTGTGTTTCTGCTCGCTCAAGCAGCACTAATCGCCTCTATACTCCATCACCTTATTATCGAACATACTGATAAGCATGAGCTGATCCCGCATTTTTCTGGGTTAGCATTGGCCGTTATCGCCCGTGCTATTTGTACCTGGGGACGAGAAATCGCTGGCTATCGCTGCGGCGAGCAAATCCGTGTTTATATACGAAGCCTCATTTTAGATAAACTCCGAGAGCTTGGGCCTGCTTATATCAAAGGCAAACCTGCTGGAGCTTGGGCGACGTTGTTACTAGAACAAGTAGAAGACATGCAAGATTTCTTTGCTCGTTACCTTCCACAAGTTTCTTTATCCGTCATGATCCCGTTTGTTATCTTAGCGGTGGTGTTCCCAACGAACTGGGCTGCTGGCATCATCTTTTTGATTACGGCTCCGTTAGTCCCACTATTCATGGCTTTAGTCGGCATGAAGGCTTCTGATGCCAACCGAAAAAACTTCAAAGCGTTGCAGCGTTTATCCGGTCACTTTTACGATCGATTACAGTCGATGACGACCATTCGGCTGTTTGACCGCGCCAATGCTGAACGTGATGTTCTGCGCGGTACCTCAGAAGTATTCAGAACAAGAACGATGGAAGTCCTACGAGTTGCATTCTTATCATCAGCGGTTCTCGAGTTCTTTACTTCACTTTCCATTGCAATGACCGCGGTTTACTTCGGTTTTAGCTATATCGGCGAGTTAAACTTTGGTTACTATGGCGCAAGCATCACCCTGTTTTCTGGTTTGTTTGTTCTTATCCTCGCACCTGAGTTTTATCAACCTCTTCGCGATCTAGGCACCTTCTATCACGCAAAAGCACAAGCGGTTGGCGCGGCAGAAAGCATTGTCGAGTTTCTATCAACAGAGACATCGGCGACTAAGTCAGGCGATCAACAGCTTACAGATAATGAAAACCTAACCATTGAAGCCCGTGACTTAGAAGTATATAGCACAGAAGGCACCATGCTTATTGGTCCAGTCAACTTCACTCTGTCTGAAAAACAGCGCAGTGCTATTGTCGGTCCTAGCGGTGCAGGTAAAACAACGCTCATCAACGCCCTACTTGGTTTTCTGCCTTATAAAGGAAGCCTTTTAGTTAATGGTATCGAGTTGGAACAGCTAGATATCAAGCACTGGAGAACGGCCATTAGTTGGGTTGGTCAAAACCCATTACTATTGCACGGTACGATTAAAGAAAATGTCACTCTGGGTAAAAAAGACGTCAGTCAACAAGCACTTGTGTCAGCGCTTGAAAAATCGTTTAGCCAAGAGTTTGTGTCACAACATGGTCTTGATTACCCAATAAGCGATCGCTCTGGTGGGCTATCTGTAGGTCAAGCTCAACGTTTAGCATTGGCTCGTGCCATGTTACAACAAGGATCTTTATGGATTTTAGATGAGCCAACCGCTAGCCTTGATGCACGTAGCGAAAAACTGGTCATGCAAGGGCTAGAAGGTGAAACGCAAAATTGCAGTGTGCTTATGATCACTCACCAATTAGAAGCACTAAAAGATATCGATCAAATTTTAGTCATGGCTAATGGTCAAATAGTGCAATCGGGCGATTATCAACAACTGGCTTCCCAAAGTGGATTGTTCGCCGACCTATTAAGTGCTAAACAGCAGTCAGATAATAATAAGGGCGATATAGATGCGTGA
- the trxB gene encoding thioredoxin-disulfide reductase, whose protein sequence is MSDIKHSKLLILGSGPAGYTAAVYAARANLDPVLVTGMQQGGQLTTTTEVENWPGDAHGLTGPALMDRMKEHAERFETEILFDHISSVDFSQRPFRLKGDSTEYTCDALIISTGASAKYLGLESEEAFKGRGVSACATCDGFFYRNQKVAVVGGGNTAVEEALYLSNIAAEVHLIHRRDSFRSEKILIDRLMDKVENGNIVLHTDRTLDEVLGDDMGVTGVRLKDTKSDATEELAVMGAFIAIGHQPNTSMFEGQLNMKDGYITVQSGLEGNATQTSIPGIFAAGDVMDNNYRQAITSAGTGCMAALDAERFLDGLAK, encoded by the coding sequence ATGAGCGATATTAAGCACAGCAAGTTATTGATTCTTGGCAGCGGCCCTGCAGGCTATACCGCAGCCGTGTACGCTGCGCGCGCGAATTTAGACCCAGTACTGGTTACCGGTATGCAGCAAGGTGGCCAATTAACAACGACAACAGAAGTTGAAAACTGGCCTGGTGATGCTCATGGGCTAACGGGCCCGGCATTAATGGACCGAATGAAAGAGCACGCAGAACGATTTGAAACCGAAATCCTATTCGATCATATTTCTAGTGTTGATTTTAGCCAGCGTCCATTTCGTCTTAAAGGTGACTCAACAGAGTACACTTGTGATGCATTAATCATATCAACAGGTGCGTCAGCAAAATACCTTGGCCTAGAGTCGGAAGAAGCGTTTAAAGGGCGCGGCGTATCGGCTTGTGCTACTTGTGATGGTTTTTTCTATCGTAATCAAAAAGTCGCGGTTGTTGGTGGTGGTAATACCGCAGTTGAAGAAGCGCTGTATTTATCAAACATCGCCGCTGAAGTTCACCTGATCCATCGCCGAGATTCATTCCGATCAGAGAAAATTCTCATTGATCGCCTTATGGACAAAGTAGAGAACGGTAATATCGTTCTTCATACCGACCGCACACTAGATGAAGTGTTAGGCGATGATATGGGTGTCACCGGTGTCCGATTAAAAGATACAAAATCTGACGCGACCGAAGAGCTCGCCGTTATGGGTGCTTTCATTGCCATTGGTCACCAACCAAACACATCCATGTTTGAAGGCCAACTAAACATGAAAGACGGCTACATCACCGTTCAATCTGGTTTAGAAGGTAATGCTACTCAAACAAGTATTCCTGGTATTTTTGCCGCGGGTGACGTAATGGACAACAACTATCGCCAAGCCATCACATCAGCAGGAACAGGCTGTATGGCGGCACTGGATGCTGAACGATTCCTCGACGGATTGGCAAAATAG
- a CDS encoding 2OG-Fe dioxygenase family protein, giving the protein MTTRFESTLQLTSLTPQSIAKLAPSFAKLPSTEHADGTYRLRRYSVVKLEGTRLKATDKNDFVQSADINHFQGDVVRQFEPIDTDIINSSEFFDMCSVFATASRLPTNHEIEIHQMRITTKFEETQVAPEGIHQDGFANIAIVGIDRSNIIGGDLMLYKDNNEAPFFRKVLENGEVAMLDDNKLWHNAEPIRSIVREQEGHMDVFVLTALGAKH; this is encoded by the coding sequence ATGACAACCCGTTTCGAAAGTACACTGCAATTGACCAGTTTGACACCACAATCTATTGCTAAGCTTGCCCCCTCTTTTGCCAAGCTACCAAGTACAGAACATGCTGATGGCACCTATCGATTGCGTCGATATTCAGTTGTAAAGTTAGAAGGAACACGTTTAAAAGCAACGGATAAAAATGACTTTGTTCAATCTGCCGATATTAATCATTTTCAAGGTGATGTGGTTCGCCAATTTGAGCCTATCGATACAGATATTATTAATAGTTCTGAATTCTTTGATATGTGCTCTGTTTTTGCGACCGCGTCTCGATTACCGACGAATCATGAAATCGAAATACACCAAATGCGAATCACTACCAAATTTGAAGAGACACAGGTGGCGCCGGAAGGCATACATCAGGATGGTTTTGCCAATATCGCTATTGTGGGCATTGATCGCAGCAACATTATTGGTGGAGATTTAATGCTTTACAAAGATAACAACGAAGCACCATTTTTCCGTAAGGTTTTGGAAAATGGTGAGGTGGCAATGTTAGACGATAATAAACTATGGCATAACGCTGAACCAATACGCTCAATTGTTCGTGAACAAGAAGGGCATATGGACGTATTTGTCCTGACGGCATTAGGAGCGAAGCATTGA
- a CDS encoding cysteine desulfurase-like protein yields MAFSVDKVRSQFPALEQSFVRSSNAIHGERHHAVFLDGPGGSQVPLSVLDAMHQYLGHYNSNLGGHFFSSQITSDLMLKAREAAQSLLNAPSSKQIVFGANMTSLTFQLSRAISRDWNSGDEIIVTDLDHYANVSPWKEAAQDKGVNVLTAGVTQPECQLDMNQLESLISAKTKLIAVTMASNTTGSVVDIATVVRMAKQVGAMVYVDAVHYAPHQLIDVQALGCDFLVCSAYKFFGPHLGLAYVAAPWIDSLAPYKVEPAPNTGPNRFETGTQNFEALAGFCASVDYLAQWGAPSLTLRERLKTSFEHYTQHESELSDYFLARFSSLNGATLYGLNRAGPDRTPTFAFRLDSVSPEQVAKKLGEEHICVWNGHFYAIGLVRTLGYMESGGVIRVGLMHYNTKAEIDRLFDVLKTLA; encoded by the coding sequence ATGGCTTTTTCAGTAGATAAAGTGAGATCGCAATTCCCAGCTCTCGAGCAAAGCTTCGTTCGTAGTTCAAACGCAATCCATGGTGAACGCCATCATGCCGTTTTTCTAGACGGCCCGGGCGGCTCTCAGGTCCCTCTGTCTGTCTTGGATGCCATGCACCAGTATTTAGGACACTACAACTCGAATCTTGGTGGGCACTTTTTTTCTAGTCAGATCACTTCAGACTTAATGCTCAAAGCACGAGAGGCTGCGCAGTCGCTATTAAATGCTCCGTCGAGTAAGCAGATTGTGTTTGGGGCGAACATGACCTCGCTTACTTTCCAATTAAGCCGGGCGATTAGCCGGGATTGGAATAGCGGCGATGAAATCATTGTTACTGATCTTGACCATTACGCAAACGTGTCGCCGTGGAAAGAAGCCGCGCAAGACAAAGGTGTCAACGTCCTTACCGCGGGTGTGACTCAACCAGAATGCCAGTTAGACATGAATCAACTTGAATCTTTGATATCTGCTAAGACGAAGTTGATTGCCGTGACCATGGCCTCTAATACAACCGGCAGTGTTGTAGATATCGCCACTGTTGTCCGTATGGCAAAACAAGTAGGGGCGATGGTTTATGTGGATGCGGTGCATTATGCACCTCATCAGTTAATTGACGTTCAAGCACTAGGTTGCGATTTTTTAGTGTGTTCAGCTTACAAATTTTTTGGTCCTCACCTTGGCCTCGCGTATGTCGCAGCCCCTTGGATTGACAGCTTGGCTCCCTATAAAGTCGAGCCTGCGCCGAATACTGGTCCGAATAGATTTGAAACCGGAACACAAAACTTCGAAGCCCTGGCTGGATTTTGTGCAAGCGTTGATTATTTGGCCCAGTGGGGAGCGCCATCTTTGACGCTTAGAGAGCGTCTGAAAACCAGTTTTGAGCATTATACTCAGCATGAAAGCGAGCTTAGCGATTATTTCTTAGCACGATTTTCATCATTAAATGGCGCGACGTTATATGGCTTGAATAGAGCTGGGCCTGATCGCACTCCAACCTTTGCTTTTCGACTTGATAGCGTCTCTCCAGAACAAGTCGCCAAAAAGTTAGGAGAAGAGCACATCTGCGTTTGGAATGGCCATTTCTATGCCATTGGGTTGGTTCGCACCTTGGGGTATATGGAGAGCGGTGGAGTGATCCGAGTTGGCTTAATGCACTACAACACGAAAGCCGAGATCGACAGGTTATTTGACGTGTTGAAAACACTCGCCTAG
- a CDS encoding DUF2797 domain-containing protein, giving the protein MSKSEIGTLRKMEAKLNGQVEYFLPVGDQKIALNPVIGKTITLTHTGNIFCSSCGKKTKKSYSQGHCFVCMKKLASCDMCIMKPETCHYEQGTCREPQWGEENCMVDHFVYLSNTSSMKVGITRHTQIPTRWIDQGATQGLPIFKVKTRHISGLIEIEIAKQMSDKTNWRTLLKQDGEPLELKEQFAQILPQLTSALEEIKAKYGDDAIEVLDNDITSIAYPVVEHPTKIVSHNFDKNPEVKGILKGIKGQYLMLDTGVINIRKFGSYEISCETED; this is encoded by the coding sequence ATGTCGAAGTCAGAAATCGGAACGTTGAGAAAAATGGAAGCCAAACTCAACGGCCAAGTTGAGTACTTTTTGCCCGTCGGCGATCAGAAGATTGCGCTCAACCCAGTCATAGGTAAAACCATCACCCTCACGCATACTGGTAATATCTTTTGCAGCTCTTGCGGTAAAAAAACCAAAAAGAGTTACTCGCAAGGACATTGCTTTGTTTGCATGAAAAAACTGGCAAGCTGTGACATGTGTATAATGAAACCTGAAACTTGCCATTACGAGCAAGGTACCTGCAGAGAACCTCAATGGGGCGAAGAAAACTGCATGGTTGATCACTTTGTATATTTGTCTAACACATCAAGTATGAAAGTCGGTATTACCCGCCATACGCAGATACCCACTCGCTGGATCGATCAAGGTGCCACTCAAGGGTTACCCATTTTCAAAGTAAAAACTCGTCATATTTCTGGTCTTATTGAAATCGAGATCGCAAAACAAATGTCAGACAAAACCAATTGGCGTACCTTACTAAAGCAAGACGGTGAACCACTTGAGTTAAAAGAACAGTTTGCACAAATTTTGCCGCAGTTAACTTCTGCTCTTGAAGAAATCAAAGCAAAGTATGGTGACGATGCCATCGAAGTGCTCGATAACGACATTACTTCTATCGCTTATCCTGTTGTAGAACACCCAACGAAGATCGTGTCGCATAATTTTGATAAGAACCCAGAAGTAAAAGGCATATTGAAGGGAATCAAAGGCCAGTATTTAATGTTGGATACTGGGGTCATCAATATCCGAAAATTTGGCTCTTACGAAATCAGCTGTGAAACTGAAGACTAA
- a CDS encoding GGDEF domain-containing protein — MSLQCELKESSYLWPYCSTSVYFNEDRTKGWDFSNVHTIYLDIDYETKQDSPRLRVYLRNFNPAYSSIEDEYTVKYNGVEFTPGVGNGEIAIPFKNFQVMTWWLSDLEIPIQHAGPEFSNVTLFEIATGSGAKLGSHNITINSVRFEGSYLDGETLMLVLLFSWVVLALLYAREEAKLSLREIQRAEDRELHLKAVNDNLRLQNHEISEMAQRDALTGARNRHSVRRWLKSMTKNVQWENGRFSMIYLDIDHFKAVNDTFGHQVGDDILREFVMIVTSSIDSEEHLVRWGGEEFIVFCPNSTLDQTTALAERIRLNVKRHIWVHGEELTCSAGVAEMGEERITETIARADEALYIAKQKGRDRVEVNYGLVIRKDDVPFM, encoded by the coding sequence GTGTCGCTTCAATGTGAATTGAAAGAAAGCAGTTATCTATGGCCTTATTGTTCTACTTCTGTCTATTTTAATGAAGATAGAACGAAAGGTTGGGATTTTTCTAACGTTCATACTATCTACCTCGATATTGACTATGAAACCAAGCAAGACTCACCTCGTTTACGGGTGTATTTACGTAATTTTAACCCAGCTTATTCCTCAATTGAGGATGAATATACGGTTAAATATAATGGAGTGGAATTTACCCCAGGTGTTGGGAATGGTGAAATAGCCATCCCATTTAAGAACTTCCAAGTTATGACGTGGTGGCTGTCCGATCTTGAAATTCCTATACAACATGCAGGGCCAGAATTTAGTAACGTCACTTTATTTGAGATAGCAACGGGTTCAGGTGCAAAGCTGGGCTCGCATAATATCACCATCAACAGCGTTCGTTTTGAAGGAAGTTATCTAGATGGCGAGACGCTTATGTTAGTTTTGCTGTTTTCTTGGGTGGTACTTGCGTTGTTATACGCGCGGGAAGAGGCAAAACTCTCACTGAGGGAAATTCAAAGAGCCGAGGACAGAGAACTGCACCTAAAAGCGGTTAATGACAATCTGCGTTTACAGAATCATGAAATTTCGGAAATGGCGCAACGTGATGCACTTACGGGAGCGAGAAACCGACACTCTGTGCGTCGTTGGTTAAAAAGTATGACTAAGAATGTTCAATGGGAGAATGGACGCTTTTCCATGATCTATTTAGATATTGACCATTTCAAAGCGGTTAATGACACGTTTGGTCATCAGGTTGGTGACGACATATTGCGTGAATTCGTAATGATCGTAACGTCATCTATCGACAGCGAAGAGCACCTAGTTCGTTGGGGCGGAGAAGAGTTTATTGTCTTTTGTCCGAACTCGACTTTAGATCAAACCACAGCGTTAGCTGAGAGAATACGCCTTAATGTAAAGCGTCATATTTGGGTACATGGCGAAGAACTCACCTGCAGTGCAGGGGTTGCAGAGATGGGCGAGGAGCGAATTACCGAAACCATCGCTCGTGCTGATGAAGCCTTGTATATAGCCAAACAAAAGGGGCGTGATCGAGTTGAGGTGAATTATGGTTTAGTGATCCGCAAAGACGATGTTCCGTTTATGTAG